Proteins from a genomic interval of Rosa chinensis cultivar Old Blush chromosome 2, RchiOBHm-V2, whole genome shotgun sequence:
- the LOC112189094 gene encoding signal recognition particle receptor subunit beta, which translates to MEGFKEWKKQAEQWSSQALQQWKKQAEPLWSQAHEYIQQVPPTQIYAALAILLVTSVLLLLGRLFKRQKANTILLSGLNGSGKTVLFYQLRDGSAHQGTVTSMEPNEGTFVLNSEKSKNGKLKPVHLVDVPGHSRLRPKLDEFLPQAAGIVFVVDALEFLPNLRAASEYLYDLLTKASVVKKKIPILILCNKTDKVTAHSKEFIRKQLEKEIDKLRASRSAISTADIANDFTLGVLGEPFSFTQCQNKVAVAEGAGIIGEVAEVERFIRDHVKS; encoded by the exons ATGGAAGGATTCAAAGAATGGAAGAAACAGGCAGAGCAATGGTCATCTCAAGCATTGCAACAATGGAAGAAACAGGCAGAGCCATTATGGTCTCAAGCACATGAGTACATTCAGCAGGTTCCACCTACTCAGATCTATGCTGCTCTTGCCATCTTGCTAGTAACCTCAGTTTTACTCTTATTAG GTAGGTTGTTCAAACGGCAAAAAGCTAATACCATATTGCTGAGTGGGCTTAACGGGAGTGGAAAGACTGTTCTTTTCTATCAA CTTCGGGATGGGTCTGCTCACCAAGGTACTGTGACATCAATGGAACCAAATGAGGGAACTTTTGTGCTCAATTCTGAAAAATCAAAG AATGGAAAGTTAAAGCCTGTGCATCTTGTTGATGTTCCTGGACATTCTCGTCTCAGACCCAAACTAGATGAGTTCCTGCCTCAAGCAGCTGGTATAGTTTTTGTGGTGGATGCTTTGGAATTCTTACCAAACTTGCGTGCTGCTTCAGA GTACCTGTACGATCTTTTGACCAAGGCAAGTGTGGTGAAGAAGAAAATTCCCATTCTTATTCTCTGCAACAAGACAGACAAAGTGACAGCACATAGCAAGGAGTTCATTCGCAAACAATTGGAGAAGGAAAT TGACAAATTACGGGCATCAAGGAGTGCAATATCAACAGCTGATATTGCAAATGACTTTACTCTTGGAGTACTTGGTGAACCATTTTCATTCACTCAGTGTCAGAACAAAGTTGCGGTTGCAGAAGGTGCGGGTATTATAGGCGAGGTGGCTGAGGTGGAACGGTTCATCAGGGACCATGTAAAGTCTTAG